AAAAGTTAAGCGACGTCCCCGCGATGTAGCGTGTGGCAGACAATGACGGCCACTCCATTCGACCGACGCGAGTACGAGGATCGGATCGACCGGACGAAAACACGGATGCGCGAGGCGGGACTCGATGCACTGTTCGTCACCGACCCCGCGAACATGAACTACCTGACGGGGTACGATGGCTGGTCCTTTTACGTCCATCAGGGCGTGATCGTCTCGCTCGAGCACGACCAGCCGGTCTGGGTCGGCCGGGAGATGGACGCCAACGGGGCGAAAGCGACCGTCTGGATCGACCACGAGCACATCCGTTCGTACAGCGACGACCACGTCCACTCACCGGTCGGCAAGCATCCGATGGATTACGTCGCGACCGTGCTCGAGGAGCTGGGCCTCGAGAACGCGGCTCTCGGCGTCGAGATGGACGCCGCCTACTACACGGCTCGAACCCACGAACGGCTCCAGCGTGAGCTCCCGGAGGCGACGCTCGTCGACGCCGACCTGTTGGTGAACGAGGTTCGCATCGTGAAGTCCGATCGCGAGATCGAGTACATCGAGGAGGCCGTCAGGCTCTCGGAGGCGGCGATGGAGGCGGGGATCGACGCCATCGGCGACGGCGTCCCCGAATCCGAGGTCGCCGCCGAGATCTACCAGACGCTCGTCGGCGGCACCGACGAGCTCCCGTTCGGCGGTGACTACCCCGCGATCGTCCCGTTGATGCCGTCGGGCGAGCACACCGGGACGCCACACCTGACGTGGACCGACGAGCCGTTCTCGGCGGGCGATCCCGTCATCATCGAACTCTCGGGCTGTCGCCACCGCTATCACTCCCCACTGGCGCGAACAGCCGTCGTCGGCGAGATCCCAGACGAGATGGCTCACGTCGCGGACGTCGTCGTCGAGGGACTGAACGCCGCACTCGAGACCGCCGAGCCGGGCGTCACCTGCGAGGCGGTCGAGCTGGCCTGGCGGGAGACGATCGCCGAACACGGCATCGAGAAGGAATCGCGCATCGGCTACTCGATGGGCTGTGGCTACCCGCCGGACTGGGGCGAGCACACGGCGAGCCTGCGCCCGGGCGACGAGACGGTGCTCGAGGAGAACATGACGTTTCACCTGATCCCCGGTATCTGGCTCGACGAGTTCGGCGTCGAGATCAGCGAGTCGTTCCGCGTCACGAGCACGGGGGCAGAGCGCTTCTCCTCGTTCCCGCAGAAACTGTTCTCGGTCTAAGCTTCGTTCCCGCAGAAACTGTTCTCCGTCTAGCCACGTTCCTGTCCCGGCTACCCTCAGTAGACGGGGACGATCGGGAATTCGCTCTCCTCGAGCGCTTTCATCGTGTTCTGGAACGGGCTGAAGGTGTCGGTCCGTACTCCCGGTCGACCGTCGACGACGATACAGTCGGCCTCAACCGCCTCGGCGTACTCGAGGAGTTCGTCCGCCTCGACGCCGACGAGGCCGACCGCCTCGTAGGCCTCCTCTTCGAGGACCGTTCCCGCGACCTCGTCGGCGATCCTGGTGCACTGGTCTTCGATGACGTCCGTGCCGGTCGGGATCCCCAGCCGTTCGGAAAAGCCGAGCTCCATGTTCGCGAGTTTGCCGAGCCCGAGCACGAAGACGACGTGGAGCTCCGTCTCGAGCTCCTCGGCCTGACGGGCAGCCTCGAGGACGACCTCCTCGCCCCTGGATCGGTCGACGAGGGCCACGACGGTCATGGTGGGACGGACGGGCTCTGGCCTCATCAACGGCCCGCCGGCGAGCCGGTCAGTTCGGCGCGAAGACGACGTTCTCGAGGTCGTCGGTGGAGCCCGTCTCCTCGAGGCGGTGGACGTTGGCCGCGACGATGTCGGCGAGCCGGTCCCAGTGTTTCGGGGTGTGGCCGCCGGTGTGGGGCGTGATGAGGACGTTCTCGAAGTCCCACAGCGGGTGGTCGTGTGGCAGCGGCTCGGGGTCGGTGACGTCGAGGGCGGCGCCGCGAATGCTGTTGGTCTGGATCGCCGAGACGAGCGCGTCGGTGTCGACGATCGGACCGCGAGCGGTGTTGACCACGACGGCGTGCGGCGGGAGGGTGGCGAACGCCGCCTCGTCGATCAGTCCGCGGGTCGTCTCCGTCAGCGGGCAGGCGATCGCGAGGTAGTCGGTCCGAGCGAGGGCGTCGTGGAGGTCGTCCTCGTCGAAGCCGATCACCTCGTCGGTCGGGCCGCCCTTCTCGGGCGTGTAGCGGACGCCGATCGTCTCGACGTCGAAGCCCTCGAGTCGTTTCACGAGTTCCTGGCCGATCGAGCCGAGGCCGACGACCGTCACCGTCGAGCCCGTGAGTTCGTACGACTGGAAGTGGCGCCACTCCGGCGTCTGCTTCCGACGCCACCCCTCGTGGAGCCGCCGGGCGAAGACGAGCATGTTGCCGAGCACTCCTTCGGCGAGTCCCGGCGCGTGGATGCCGCCGGCGTTCGTGACGACTACCTCGCGGTCGGCCAGCTCGTCCATCGGGAGGTGACCCGTCCCCGAGAACGCGCAGGCGAACAGCTCGAGGTTCTCGGCGCGCGCGAGCAGCTCCTCGTCGATGCGGACCCCGGTGACGATCGGCGCCTCGGCGACGAGTTCGCGCTCGGCCCGCGGCGTCGGGGCGTGGACGACCTCGTGGTCGGGAAGGCGCTCGCGCAGTGCCTCGGCGTACGGTTCGGTCGGCAGTCCTTCGGTTCCTTCACGGAGGACGACGATATCTGGTGTCTCGCTCATGGGTACCGCCAGCGCCTCCGACGAATAAAGCGTTTGTATTCGCCTTCAACGGAATCTGTGTACACTTAAGTCGATTCGAGGGCTAGCCCCGTGCAGTCATGTCACGTGCGAGCCGCGATCGGCTGGTCGAGCGCAGACGAACGTTCCACCGCTACCCGGAACCGGGCTGGCGGGAGTTCTACACGACCAGCCTGCTCGTCGACGAACTCGAACGGATCGCCGACGCGACGGACGTCGACCTCGAGCTCGCCGTCGGTCGCGAGGCGATGGATCCGGAAGAACGGATGGCCGTGCCCGACGCGGCCGACCTCGAGCCGTGGTTCGAGCGAGCGCGCGAGCGCGGCGCGCGACCGGACGTCCTCGAGGCCACCGAGGGCGGTTACACGGGCGCGGTCGCTCGGTTTTCGCGGGGCGACGGGCCGTCGATTGGCCTCCGGGTGGACGTCGACGCGCTGTTCATCGAGGAGCCTGACGACGAGGATCACCGGCCGGCCGCCGAGGGCTTTCGCTCCGAACACGAGGGACTGATGCACGCCTGCGGCCACGACGCCCACGTGACTATCGGGCTCGGGACGCTCGAGGCGGTGCTCGAGGGCGAGTTCGAAGGGACGTTCACGGTCTTCTTCCAGCCCGCCGAGGAACTGGGCGGCGGCGGCAAGCCGATGGCCGAGGGCCCCTACGCCGAGGGACTCGAGTACCTCCTCGCGGTCCACGTCGGGCTCGACCACCCGACGGGCGA
This portion of the Natronobeatus ordinarius genome encodes:
- a CDS encoding M24 family metallopeptidase — protein: MTATPFDRREYEDRIDRTKTRMREAGLDALFVTDPANMNYLTGYDGWSFYVHQGVIVSLEHDQPVWVGREMDANGAKATVWIDHEHIRSYSDDHVHSPVGKHPMDYVATVLEELGLENAALGVEMDAAYYTARTHERLQRELPEATLVDADLLVNEVRIVKSDREIEYIEEAVRLSEAAMEAGIDAIGDGVPESEVAAEIYQTLVGGTDELPFGGDYPAIVPLMPSGEHTGTPHLTWTDEPFSAGDPVIIELSGCRHRYHSPLARTAVVGEIPDEMAHVADVVVEGLNAALETAEPGVTCEAVELAWRETIAEHGIEKESRIGYSMGCGYPPDWGEHTASLRPGDETVLEENMTFHLIPGIWLDEFGVEISESFRVTSTGAERFSSFPQKLFSV
- a CDS encoding Usp family protein, with product MTVVALVDRSRGEEVVLEAARQAEELETELHVVFVLGLGKLANMELGFSERLGIPTGTDVIEDQCTRIADEVAGTVLEEEAYEAVGLVGVEADELLEYAEAVEADCIVVDGRPGVRTDTFSPFQNTMKALEESEFPIVPVY
- a CDS encoding NAD(P)-dependent oxidoreductase — encoded protein: MSETPDIVVLREGTEGLPTEPYAEALRERLPDHEVVHAPTPRAERELVAEAPIVTGVRIDEELLARAENLELFACAFSGTGHLPMDELADREVVVTNAGGIHAPGLAEGVLGNMLVFARRLHEGWRRKQTPEWRHFQSYELTGSTVTVVGLGSIGQELVKRLEGFDVETIGVRYTPEKGGPTDEVIGFDEDDLHDALARTDYLAIACPLTETTRGLIDEAAFATLPPHAVVVNTARGPIVDTDALVSAIQTNSIRGAALDVTDPEPLPHDHPLWDFENVLITPHTGGHTPKHWDRLADIVAANVHRLEETGSTDDLENVVFAPN